From Bacillus sp. Bos-x628, the proteins below share one genomic window:
- the holB gene encoding DNA polymerase III subunit delta' codes for MAISWDDMKDLQPRVMRLIFNSIDKDRLAHAYLFEGKKGTGKLDAALLLAKSFFCLEAGVKPCESCQNCKRIQSGNHPDLHLVQPDGQSIKKVQVQALQEEFTKAGVESHRKMYIILHADKMTVNAANSLLKFLEEPNRETMAILITEQSHKMLDTIISRCQMLRFQPLQPQSLEQQLLQENVPEHLARLLSNLTNNLAEALELSRNDQFAESRAKVIKLYEVLHQRKEHAFFYIQDQWMPFFKEKDLQETGLDMLLFIYRDVLSIQIGNEDKVIYQDLFQTMKQHALHSTQQMVTNQILAVLEAKKRLQSNVNAQGLMEQLVLMLQEG; via the coding sequence ATGGCAATTAGCTGGGATGACATGAAGGATTTACAGCCGCGCGTCATGCGGCTGATTTTTAATAGCATAGATAAAGATCGACTTGCTCATGCCTACTTATTTGAAGGGAAAAAAGGAACAGGAAAGCTAGATGCTGCCTTGCTTTTAGCCAAGAGCTTCTTTTGCTTGGAAGCAGGTGTGAAACCATGTGAGTCCTGTCAAAACTGTAAAAGGATTCAGTCTGGAAACCATCCAGATTTACATCTTGTGCAGCCCGATGGTCAATCAATTAAAAAAGTGCAAGTGCAGGCATTGCAGGAGGAATTTACAAAAGCAGGTGTAGAATCGCACCGAAAAATGTATATCATTCTTCATGCGGACAAAATGACCGTTAATGCTGCGAACAGTTTACTGAAGTTCCTAGAGGAGCCTAACCGGGAAACGATGGCCATTTTAATCACTGAGCAATCTCATAAAATGCTGGATACGATAATTTCAAGATGTCAGATGCTTCGTTTTCAGCCTTTGCAGCCGCAATCACTGGAGCAGCAGCTTTTGCAAGAAAATGTACCTGAGCATCTTGCAAGGCTCTTGTCGAATTTAACAAATAATTTAGCAGAAGCACTCGAATTAAGTCGAAATGATCAGTTTGCAGAGTCTAGAGCGAAAGTGATAAAATTGTATGAAGTCTTGCATCAGCGAAAAGAACATGCATTTTTTTATATACAGGATCAATGGATGCCTTTTTTCAAAGAGAAAGACCTTCAAGAAACAGGTCTGGATATGCTTTTATTTATATATCGTGATGTATTGTCGATTCAAATAGGAAACGAAGATAAAGTCATTTATCAAGACTTATTCCAGACAATGAAGCAGCACGCGCTGCATTCCACACAGCAAATGGTGACAAACCAGATCCTTGCTGTATTAGAAGCGAAAAAGAGACTTCAATCCAACGTGAATGCCCAAGGGCTAATGGAGCAATTGGTGTTGATGTTGCAGGAGGGATAA
- a CDS encoding YaaR family protein: protein MKINQDMRLLLEKRELQAIKGSQMSSSFRASLETQSGKMRLEQLTVMLSDIEVIGKKLTKSRNLKDLAKFKGLVKRFVKETVDHGLNIETSRSFDLYGNTRTLALVKALDEKLMELTEDMMNQEKPSIDLLERIGEIKGLLINLYT, encoded by the coding sequence GTGAAAATTAATCAAGATATGCGGCTGCTGTTAGAAAAACGTGAACTTCAGGCGATCAAAGGAAGTCAGATGTCTTCCTCTTTTAGAGCATCTTTGGAGACACAAAGCGGCAAAATGCGTTTAGAACAACTGACGGTAATGCTTAGTGATATCGAAGTAATCGGTAAAAAGCTGACGAAGTCTCGAAATTTAAAGGATTTGGCAAAGTTTAAAGGACTTGTGAAACGCTTTGTGAAAGAGACGGTAGATCATGGTTTAAATATAGAGACTTCTCGGAGCTTTGACCTTTACGGCAATACGCGGACACTCGCTTTAGTCAAAGCTTTAGATGAGAAGCTTATGGAATTAACAGAGGATATGATGAATCAAGAGAAACCCTCTATTGACTTGCTTGAACGTATAGGAGAAATAAAAGGTTTATTGATTAACCTTTACACATAG
- a CDS encoding cyclic-di-AMP receptor: MKLIVAVVQDQDSSKLLKILTEHHFGVTKLASTGGFLKSGNTTFIIGCDDVRVEKALHLIKENCRKRDQMIAPVSPMGGNADSYVPYPVEVEVGGATVFILPVEQFHQF, from the coding sequence ATGAAATTAATTGTTGCCGTTGTACAGGATCAAGATAGCAGCAAACTGTTGAAAATATTGACCGAACATCATTTCGGCGTAACAAAATTAGCTTCAACTGGTGGGTTTTTAAAGTCTGGAAATACGACTTTCATTATTGGTTGTGATGATGTCCGAGTGGAGAAAGCATTACATCTCATAAAAGAAAATTGTCGTAAACGTGATCAAATGATTGCACCTGTATCACCAATGGGTGGAAATGCAGATTCATATGTACCATACCCTGTTGAAGTTGAGGTTGGTGGAGCTACTGTCTTTATTCTGCCAGTTGAACAATTTCATCAATTTTAA
- the tmk gene encoding dTMP kinase, whose translation MSGMFITFEGPEGAGKTTIIKKVYEEMERQGYAVVATREPGGIEIAEQIREIILNEKNTKMDAKTEALLYAAARRQHLAEKVEPALDRGITVLCDRFVDSSLAYQGYARGLGIEEVKSINDFAINGMMPQMTIYFSITPEEGLKRIHANQGREKNRLDMETLKFHELVREGYELLIAQSPERFRVVDASKPMQDVYEEVLQLIQDTLKKNQI comes from the coding sequence ATGAGCGGTATGTTTATTACGTTTGAGGGGCCGGAAGGTGCGGGTAAAACAACGATAATTAAAAAAGTGTATGAAGAAATGGAACGTCAAGGGTATGCGGTGGTGGCAACGCGGGAACCAGGTGGCATTGAGATTGCAGAACAGATTCGTGAGATCATTTTAAATGAAAAGAATACAAAAATGGATGCGAAAACAGAGGCATTGCTGTACGCAGCGGCTAGAAGACAGCATTTAGCTGAGAAGGTGGAACCAGCTTTAGACCGAGGAATCACTGTCTTATGTGATCGTTTTGTAGACAGCTCCCTTGCTTATCAAGGTTATGCCAGAGGGCTTGGAATCGAAGAAGTAAAATCTATTAATGATTTTGCCATTAACGGAATGATGCCACAAATGACAATTTACTTTTCTATTACGCCAGAAGAAGGATTGAAGAGAATTCATGCAAATCAAGGAAGAGAAAAAAACCGATTGGACATGGAGACGCTGAAATTTCATGAGCTTGTAAGAGAAGGCTATGAATTACTCATTGCTCAATCACCAGAACGATTCCGTGTAGTGGATGCTTCAAAGCCAATGCAAGACGTGTATGAAGAAGTGCTTCAACTTATTCAGGACACATTAAAGAAAAATCAAATATGA